A single Aminobacterium mobile DSM 12262 DNA region contains:
- a CDS encoding HD domain-containing protein — protein MIYEALRALELKHRFRDPLYGYIELSEDETKIIDTPIFQRLRRIHQLALTKYVYPGAEHSRFQHSIGVVQAATDIFTCLYNDMAKNNRDELKKLEWDNSETLLCALKTLRFAALLHDIGHLPFSHASEEVLLDKARHENIGRYIIKKHVRISEIIKENNVTPSRVANLIKADPQEIPNSKDNILKSIISGHFDADRADYLRRDSYYCGVKYGVYDYNRYLSSIKIRTTMPSLAFNIVIDNIPILEEFILARYHYNLQVPFHRTRMGYDIALEQYIAYKKENNKGSFANFKNHVTINKSYSEEIDFLDMDWFVTFDDYSILCELNNDASNFWVSCLKRNNHLKMVKEGLSSDKEKQKEYWVSLEKLRKEGFKLNNDYFVKQKNLKIHKLSSNQNTDEKDEEDFHVISRSGENLVLPLAEYSPIFKAFSETTPLLWRIYSNSSKEQDIKTLLRQ, from the coding sequence GTGATTTATGAAGCATTACGGGCACTAGAACTTAAGCATCGTTTTCGAGACCCCTTGTATGGTTATATAGAGTTATCTGAAGATGAGACAAAGATTATAGACACTCCTATTTTTCAGCGACTACGACGCATACATCAACTAGCACTTACAAAATATGTATACCCGGGAGCAGAACATTCTCGCTTCCAACACTCCATTGGGGTTGTTCAAGCGGCTACTGATATTTTCACTTGTCTGTACAATGATATGGCTAAAAACAACAGGGATGAACTAAAAAAATTAGAGTGGGATAATTCTGAAACGTTATTATGTGCTCTAAAAACTCTTCGTTTTGCTGCGTTACTTCACGACATTGGTCATCTACCATTTTCTCACGCCAGCGAAGAAGTATTACTCGATAAAGCTCGACATGAAAACATTGGAAGGTATATTATCAAAAAACATGTCAGGATATCAGAAATTATTAAAGAAAACAACGTAACCCCCTCTCGAGTTGCCAACTTAATCAAAGCAGATCCCCAAGAAATCCCCAATTCAAAAGACAATATATTAAAGAGCATTATCTCTGGGCATTTTGACGCCGATAGAGCCGATTATTTACGAAGGGACTCTTATTATTGCGGCGTAAAGTATGGAGTTTACGACTATAATCGATATCTTTCGTCAATAAAAATACGTACAACAATGCCTTCCCTGGCATTTAACATTGTAATTGACAATATACCTATATTAGAAGAGTTTATTCTTGCTCGGTATCACTATAATTTACAGGTACCTTTCCACAGAACGAGGATGGGGTATGATATTGCTCTGGAACAATATATTGCATATAAAAAAGAGAACAATAAAGGATCTTTTGCGAACTTTAAAAATCATGTTACCATTAATAAAAGCTATTCAGAAGAAATAGACTTTCTGGATATGGATTGGTTCGTTACTTTCGATGACTATTCCATCCTGTGCGAGCTAAATAATGATGCAAGTAACTTTTGGGTTTCTTGTCTGAAACGTAATAACCACCTTAAGATGGTTAAAGAAGGACTCTCCTCAGATAAAGAAAAGCAAAAGGAATATTGGGTGTCCCTTGAAAAACTTCGCAAGGAAGGTTTTAAGCTCAACAACGATTATTTTGTGAAACAGAAGAACCTCAAAATTCATAAACTTTCCTCAAACCAAAATACAGATGAAAAGGATGAGGAAGATTTTCACGTCATATCCAGGTCAGGAGAAAATCTTGTTCTTCCTCTGGCTGAGTATTCGCCTATTTTTAAAGCTTTTTCCGAAACAACGCCGCTCTTGTGGCGTATTTATTCAAATTCCAGTAAAGAACAAGATATAAAAACGCTTCTCAGACAATAG